The Juglans regia cultivar Chandler chromosome 10, Walnut 2.0, whole genome shotgun sequence genome includes the window tatgattatataaaaataatttgatatgatataattcgtcagattgtaaaattatttttattataaaataaatttaaaaaattatatctaagattatttttatataatttaaattactgtagtagtaatatatatgtacgtagcTTCACAAAATGTGAAATATGAAAGTAGGTTACTGACTCGAATTTCTCGTTCTTGAAGTGAATGTATCCgttttttatcttctcaatTGGGTCAAAAGGTTTGCGGTCAGAAGTTTGGGTTTGTAGCTCAGCCGTTATCTGCCCCACTTTTGCAGCCGCAACGGCTTTCAAGTCCCCCTTCTCACTGTCACGaaatatttacaataattataattagatcaTCGGTTATATATACTCGATGTCAGGTGACAAGATTCAGTAGTACTGATCGATCGTACCTGAGGAGCTTCTTGAGACCCTCAATAGCTTCCTCGTATGCGTCTTTGCCCATGCCTTCTCTCTGCAAATTAATTGACTCCACCCAAAAGGAAAGAATGTCATGTAATTATGGAAAAAGTTCACAAACAGTACTGTTAGCTCTCagtactctttctttttctttttgtttttttttttaaaggagagGTTTCGAcagtatgcatgcatggaattaAGATACCTTATATTTAGAGTACCTACATATTTTTCAGCTCTTTTCCAATTCTCTTTAGGTTtgagaaaaatcaaaagataaaatGTCTGGAGGGAACCATATTTTAAACTCGACTTCTCAAACGGTGTTTCTCATGTGCACAATATTATTGGGACCATATTCTTCGCATTTCAACTGCATGCCTCAGCTTCCAGTTGAAACGAATCTCTCTGATACTTTCCCACGTCTAACACGGTACGGCGGACTTAATTATCAGTGTGATGAACACCCTTTCTAGCTAGTACTCATGTTCATGAGCAATTAACTGAAAGTTATGGAGTCATTGGTCCTGCTTACAAACTTTTATCTGATCTCTCATTCAGCCACACTTTACATCCGGTTAATAGAGACTTCAAAAttgtttagaaaaaagaaaaagaaaaaccggTACATTGTGACAATACTTGTTGTTATCATTATCTGCATTATCAAACTAGCCAGCTAGTAATCATGTTAGATGTCGATGGAGGGATCAGTGAAAACACACGCACAATGCAAACAATGATAattcggagagagagagagagagagagttacccAAGTGGGAGTGATGATGGGAGCGGGGGCAGCGAAAACGGGCTTGTTCTGGATAAGCGaaggaggagagggagaagaagagtACTTAAGCCTAGCAAAAACTGAAGGACGTAATGCAGCTTTCTTGAGAGAAGATTGGGTAGGAGAAGTAGATGAAAGACaccagccgttgattgaagctGTCGACATTGCTCACACCACCCTCCTGTTGGGtagatttataaattaaatatttactaCGTAGTCTGACCCGCACTAGATAATGAAAGCGAAACCCCAATGAACGAGAGCTTCTACCGTGGTAGATGAGGTAATTTGGAATGCTGGAGATGCATGGAAGAGAATGCCCATGCCCTGGCCCATGGACCTTTCCTTCTTCCTCGGTATGCATGTCACTTTTTGCACGAATTAGACCAGTACACGTGTCCAAACATTGTGGTCGAGCCCTTGACAAATGTTATTGCCTTGTTGGCACCTCTGAGATCACGTACGTACATGTCTCTAATAAAACTCCACTTTATTTTTGATTGACAAAATCAAACTAGTTTAGGAtccaaaaaactttttttattctttattttgaattttacacTAGTCAATCACGTTGTATCTGACCCTCTCTTGTTAAAACTAATAACCTTcaagctgaaaaaaaaattagtcacttgcattatatatatatatatatgtgtgtgtgtatgctcCATCTCTTGTCCAAACAAATTTTTGTCGACTAACATTCGAAGGTACGTAGCACATGACATGACTTAGCCTGTTCCTCGGATGCCAAAAACCTGATAGCTCCCATATTTACacaactgcatgcatgcatgcattctcCCCCATCTTCAGAGTAATaaatgttacatttatgttaaTGATGTGTTTCATATCACCAACATCACGGTATTCCTGCAGTTATAGAATAGGCGACGTTTCGTACCCTGTGTAAACTCTGATACGCTTAAGTTAgtatcagtatatatatatatataaatatatatatatatattaaagtggGTGATAAGAGTCTACCTTTGTTCATTACTTTCACCAATCTATTTATAGAAGAATGTGGTCTAAGGGCCATTCACCTTGGTCGATGGCCTAGCTCTTCTGCTTGTCTCCTATTATCCCTATTAACAAGAAAATGTGTCTCTCATTACATTGGGATTCACTCAAGGACCTCATCCCCGCAGAATTAGGGATGTAACAGTCCTTCTTGTTTGAGGGAACCTTTAATAAAAGCCTTCGAAGCCTTCTGGAATGTATGGATGGCCTGACCTTTTAGAGATGGGCTCGAAGCAGGGCTTAAATATCACCTCCACTTTATATATTGTGCTGATCTTACGGTGCACCAAAGGTCAGGCCGGGTAAGATttgatcaaaaaaataaaaataaaaaagtctgTTTGGTAGAAGACAAACGTCTGCAGGCGCCATTAATTCGTTATCAAAATCTAATGGCTTACAAGGGACGACTCAATGTGTGATGGAGTATAGGGATAAGGCTAGCTCTATATATCCTTAATGGATGGACGTTCTTGTATCGTGTATCCATCCATTAATATTGGATGGCGTTCGTACGACTCTATCCCTAGAGTGTGGTATATATGTCAAATTGCGGGCCAACTGTAGACTTTGTGATTCCAATATCATGGCCTTTTGAtcccattaaaataaataaatcaacacTCCTAGCTAGCTGCTCCTGCATGCAATTCTCTTCCGATCTACATTCTTAGCTGGGCGCGCACTGCTAGCAAATCTCATGCCCACATGACTAGTAGTACTCTACCTAGCTAGTTGCAGAGTTGCAAATGATGCTCTTAATTATCCCAACCACATGCATGTACTTAACTAAGGTCACCAATATCTTCGACGACGTACTGCACAGATGGAGATGATCGATCATCAGAAATGATCAAATTGATCACATGAACGCCAACAGGGTGACTAGCAGCTCCCAAATGGTTTGCAAAAATGGAGTGCCTAAGTACCTATGTGTGGTTTcacaatgcatgcatgctctaAGTAAGATATGGGTAAGGCTACGCGCATATATATAAGAATCATAATCTCAGGTATAAACTAAAGAACTCATGACTACATATGCACGCGCGGTATATAGCATTCTACGTGATGCTGTTATCAGGGAAAGCAAGGCAGATTATCAGGAcaccttgtttgtttttgctGTACCAAATTTGTTGGATACacgagggagggagggagggagggagggagggagaaacgAGGCAATTGATGCAAACGGCCGGTATAACATGTCGAGAGAGGCACCGGCGCTACTAATGAAATGAAACGTGACAACCATTTTCCATTGCACAGATGCTagttttttcttcatatacatGTTTCTCTTGAGAAACAATGTGGGTAATTCAGTGTCTGATCACATGAATTAGAACACGCACACGCGAGAAAGGAGAGGGATGGGTATGTGGTTTTATTTGGGGAACTTTGTGTTTTTGTAAGCTAAGCCCAGCCATAGTGTCGACATTGTTTACAAGGAGAATGTCAACACGATGTTGCCATTTTAATTTGCGTTAATTCTATCTACACATTTTTCTGCAATCAAATTAACTTCGAACGAATAGGaccaaagaagaaagaatattTGGCAAAGTAGATCGTAATCTTTacttatttatctttttcttctatttattaatacttcaaaatttagaaaaatatttagttattttgtttatcacttttaatcatttatatattttttcaaataattaaaaattaagagttCGAGAGCTGGGTCAGCTTAGCTTCAAATATCACGATTACTGTTGCATTAGGGCAACATGATGATCGTTGTCCTATGCATAAAAATGGGCCAACAAAAATTTAGGATTTATTTAAGaagatgatctcatctcatctcatttcatttcaaaatgtCTATCctgttatttataaattctaaatttatttattttttcctattcCATCCTTTAGGCCGGGTTGGGAAGGAGCCCGACAGGGTCCTCCACTTATTAGGCCAGGGCCCTACTTGAAAGTGAGGTTATGGGCCTGATAGTAACAGTCATGCATCTTGTCCTCGATAAACTGCAATTATTTGTGGACCATGCCACCTTTTAGGCTACACGGGAATAGGATAGCCCGCCCATCAATGTTCTAACAAGAGCACTTTTTTCCCAAGTTTATTATTTGCTGTATCACAACTATGCTTATGGATCGAAGAGTTATGTTATTAATAAGTCATGTGTttttaaataatctttcaaatcaaatcatgtcatcatattttgtaagtatatatatttttctcttggTAATATTAGTGCCGCCAATATTGATTAATAGACAGAGATCGGCACAAATCAAATTGTCGTGTTAATCAAGGGATTGAATTGTAtgtgttaatgtcgtgttttgtATGCCTGAACAAGGTTTTGGCAACTCGAGTCGGGATCTTCACTTGCAAACACAAGGGGGAAGGTGGGCTCGGGGTGGATCAGGGAATCTCTGATTCCTTAGTTAGTCTCGAGTGTTTTGAGTCTTGTCTTTTTTAATCATATAGTTCAGAGATAGTTCTTTGTATTTGAGATGTAACTTTTATACAAAGTTATGAGAGAACATTTTGTTCCCCCTGTCAGGATTAAGTCGTCCCGCTCGCATCTATCTTAGTTTGGGCATTTAATGCGACATGGTGTTATGAGACAAAGTTTTTAATGCAGTGTGGCTTCCAAGGTGTGTCTCAGTAGTGACTAAACGATATGGTCACTTTTGGTCCTCTCTGTCAGAGAATGGAGGGTCGTGCGATTCTTTCATTTACCTATTGATGTAAGTCCCTTAATGCTAGGTGCAACAAGGGACGTCAGAGACAACGTGTCCTATATGGTTGCCTTATCTGGCATCCCGCACTTTGTATTCTCCTTTCTTTGATACAACCTTGAGGGCTAGACCCCTTTGACGACTTTGGATTCTCGAAAGGGTGAGACCCAAGTTGAAACGGGCCCCATAGTTGGGGCTAGGCCCAATTAGGATGGGCGGGGGAAATACCCCTCCCACTATGAGTACCATTGCTCTTGGGGGATTGTACTGGCATGGATTTTCGGGTGTGCATGCCTTGCTGATCTCTAGAGCGTCGCATGCATATAATAGAAACGAAAGAAGATCATCATGTGCCGTGCATGATTCACCTGTTTCTAGTGTTAATTATCTGGTTTTGAGGATCAAAAGGTGTGAATCCAAAAGGACCCACCAATACAGTGATCAAGTTGCCCATGTGTacgtatataattaaatagCAGCTGTAAAACTAGTGTATgaatttttccttaattttgttgttccactagaatatatatatatatatatcttcctgcATACACATGAGTGATCAAGACTGATTTTAATAGACTGAATGACTAGAAAAGGGGACCATTCTGGCCTGGGATTAATGTTTGACACCCATTCTACCAAATTCTCCCTAATTAATTAACACGCAGTACCCTCCTTATAATCAGGCCGAACCCACAAGCAGCTATATAGCTAGCGCACGCCCACCAAGCATTTGCTTTAACTTTCGATCCAAGTTTCATgttatgaattaaatattgtaGGATATTTgctcacatgcatgcatatatatatatatatatatatatctcatgcGTGTATTCATGTATACTTATCATTCCCTCAAAAAAAGGAATACTATTCATATCcacatgtattttgtttttttaaagaagatgaaatctcaaatttattaattgtcCTCACTTATAACGGAGGAAAATCATATCCACATGTACttataacaagaaaaaaaaaaaacttacagaaatatatagaaaatccaCGTGCACGTACGTAAAGTTCACATTGTACATGAAAATATATCGTGAAAACTTATTGACAAATGAAgtaattatttacataaatcaTGTAAAAACTCGATCATGCCCATTAATTCCAtggctctctttttttttttctttggcaaGCAAGTAATCACATTTCATAGATAGATTACCTGCTGAATCTCTGATCtctcaatataaaattaattgtacCCTCCCACAAAAAAAACACGGGTCAATCAAAACTCGATCCAGAGGATCGATCCGGAAACCCTCAGAAAGGAGGCAAGCTCCTGCCCAAAGTCCCCACGCTAGTCCAGAACCCGACCAAGTCTTGCCTGTACGGCAGGTATGTCCGCCTCTTGTCCCCCTCTTTCATCGCCCTGTTCCTCACGTAAAACACCTCGTGCGCCGATGACATCGTTTCCCTCGCCGCCTTCTTCACCTTCTTTTCCTTCGAATCCGTCTTCTCGGCTTTGATGATCTCTTCCTTCTTCGGCGTCAAGAATACCAACGTGTCCTTGCCTTCGCTGTTGCACCTGCGAAGCAAGCTCAGTAGCCTCCAGCGTTTTGATGCAGAAGATGATCCAGTCCCTGTGGAACTGCTTTTCTTGCATTTAATATTGCTGGGTGAGGCTTTGGCAGAATTGTTGTTGCTATTATTATTCGGGGTCCAAATACAGTAAGTTCCCGGAGGAACCCCATTAAGCTCAGCCTCCACATCTTCCTCCGACGATGTCGAAAATCTGGGGCTGGGATCGCTTTCCTCGACGAACAGCTTCTTCAACGGAAGCCGGAGAGACAGTGCGTCGTGACCCTCTTCCTCCTTCGGATCGTGAGCGAAGTTGGTTTGCAGTTGAATTTTCTCCGGTACTGGAAGGTCGCGATTGAATATCGGGAATACCGGACCGAACTGGCCGTCGAGGACGACCACATCGTCGGCCTTAGAAACCGAAACGAATTCGAAATCGTCCTCGTTGTCCAACTCCCCGAAATCTTCACCCCGAAAATCATCACCAACTTGTCGTCGCCAGTCCCCTAAACCACCAAACTCGCGAGTTACTTGAGCAGCTATGTCTGTGAGTCCATCAGAAGAGTAGCTACTGAAGCTGAGACAGACCGAAAGTTCAGAATTTTCTTCTTGCATTTGGAGTACTTTTGTCTTTTACACCGCTTTGTGACTTCGTCTCCTagacgatgatgatgatgattctttcttgatcttcttcttattcttcaatGTAAATCTGTTTGGGAAACGaaaggaaattatatatatatatatatggggagGTGGGTGGTTGGTTCGTAATTAATGATGTTAGAAGAGAAACAGCTgaagattaaaataaatgagGAAAAGGGAGGCGTAACTGTTGGCTGTTGGCGTCTATAGCATTCTCGAATCTCTTCTCCTCGCCTTGatatttcttcttatttccGTCGTTTTTACGTTAAATGTGGTAATTAGTTCCCACGTGATTCTAATATATTTGGACTGACCTTTGGTATTCATATTTTCTAGATCCCATCGATTTGGTTctgttaattatttaaattttttttttactgttttaaaTCCAACCAACTCATGACTGTTGGGTTGCGTTAATTAGTATACGAAATGGGTctctataattaaaatatttattctcataattaaatagttattttaaaaaaattagaggtataaatattcttgaaagaaaatgatgtaatattttttttttaaatattttttttaatgagccCCCACCTTTTTCACacaattcttaaaaaaaaattatctcaatattttttaaaagaaaatgttctGTCAAATTGTTTATAAGGTCAAactgtatacatatatatatatatatatatatatatatatatttttaggtaTCCCTGATCCACCTGAGCCGTCATCGATGACGGTTGAAGTGGATGTTCGAGAACATGAAATTAACTTTAAAACTGAATTGAAGAGCCTTCACATTGGATAAGATAAAGTGGTGGGAAAGTTACCACCCATCAGTCCAAACAAATGGGAAAGAATAATAGATAGAATTAAAGAATGGCAGCCTAACCGCAGACTTTCTAGAAGGATAGAAAATCCGCCACCAGAGATAATAACGACTGTACAGTACACACGCACGCACGGCATGACTAAATTCAGATCATTGAGTTTTATAATCGATAAATgctattatttttatcattctcatatattaatatattatttattatttttatcttattgcctaaataaaaagataaaaataataaattataagtaatatttatctttataatattttccttgCTTGGCAAGCAAAGACAAGTTGCCATGGAGTCATTCAGTCCCCAGATTCCTTGAAGAACAAGGACACAAATAAATACTTAtgatatatatgcttaatttattaaatcatATGGCATAACTTGGGACAGCAATTTTTAgttatattctatttttaatgcATTACATTTGTTTATCGATGTGGAGAACAAATCCATTAATAtgattagattttatttataaaataattttcaaattaagtttcttttttaaattaaattctatGGCATTAATAACTTCACTTACAAatctaatattgatattttatacGCTCcgatatagttttagataatATAGTAAAAGACAAATCTAGTTTTAGATTACGTTTGGATGtagaagtgagttgagttgaattgaattgagataataaaatattgttagaatattattttttaatattattattattttagaatttaaaaaaattgaattatttattatattttatattgagattttaaaaagttgtaatgatgagttgagatgagttaagagatgtttagtaaccaaaccAAACCTTAAACGAGGGATAGAGATCAAGTGCCGTAAAATCCGACCTTGGAATCCTAAAGCAATtagagaaaagttttttttttttttttaagaagatgacGATACtctaaatttcataaaaagtcTTCATTTATAGTGAAGAAAAATCGTAATTACAATATAGATACttagatgatataatttttcaataaaacccatgcaaaaaaaaacaagaaaataagcaCATAAATCAAATGATAAACCCATGCATCTTACCGGAAACAAACACTACGAGATCCGCAAATTGAAGCTAAGTTGTAGGCATGGGCATTTTAATATGGGAGCTACTATACTCTATCGCCGGAAATTCTCAcagaatattgtaattttttttttttactttcttttaaatatttttttaaatctctcaaatatttaaaaaaaattacaaagtctttaaaaaaatatttcattaactatatattaaataaaaaaaattagttaatagATTTTTTCGGAGGAAAGTGACATTTTCTTTAttctgttatatataattatttttatgtatttttataatataattgatcaaaataattattttatattaaaaaaacgaCTTAACTAGTACCTaaaattttagtaatatttatGTTCATTTTCACCCTCGAATTGTCGTCAATTCTGAGTACCTCTCTCGTGCTTCACAAATACCCCTTTTGATGATCCGGAAATCGATACGCATTACGCGGCGACATTTATGTTATCATTCTTTCCATCTTtcttgcttcttctttttttttttttttcttttttaataattattgtgATAGAAATAGAGTCGAACTGTCCTCGTGACTTTGAGTCGTAATTGGTGTTGCTTGATCTGGGGCTGATCCTGAATCCTGATCGTAATCCTTCTGTTGATGGGTTTGGTGATATTGCAAATGGTGGGTCGCTTCCCACTCGTGAATCAATATTCCCTGGAGTATGGTAcaacatctttttaaaaaggTTGGCTTGGAAAAAAGGCCAACTCCTTAATTATCTTTTGACCTTCTACAGAAGAgaatactagctagctagtgggGTAGTTCTCTGATTGGAATAAAGATTCTCGTATCTCCAATCTCCATTACTTCAACAGGTATCATTAGATTTATACAACGCATTGACTGCAAGATTATTGGTGTACCCCAATGTTGGCTTTAAAcctttgtttgaaattttggaataaattcCACACACCAGTCTGTGCCATTGGCTCCAGTCTCAGAGATTTTCAAGCTCGAGGAAAATCCATGCAAGAGGTAGCCCCCCCTGAAGTGGAGAAGTTCGATGAAAAGTTTCACGCAGATCTGAAATGTGACACATGGATAAACACAGGTTGCCGCCTATCAAGAAAGTCTAACGATGATTTAAACATTTCCTGTATTCTATATTTTGGCCTTTTGAAAATATTCGAGTTTTATCGATCATTTATTATGAGAggaaatgaattaagataaaagttaaaaattaaataaaatattattaaaatatatttttttaatattatttttattttaaattttgaaatagttAAGTGGTTTGTTTTATtgtgtgtaaaaatttaaaaaaattataatgattatataaaataagatgaaaaattttatgaaagtgaACGAGACCTTAGCTTTGACGTGGATAGAAGATGAATACAGGCAAATGTATTCTACAAATTCCACGAAATTTGATCATGAGTAGTTCTCAAGATCTGTCATTTGCACCGACAACCTCAGCTTCTGTTTGTACGCTCTCTCATTCAGGTAAAAGTTTGATCTGGATTCTGTAAAACTTATCTGAAAGCTCTCATTCCAAATAAGAATCCGACATTCTTGCTCCACAGCACTTTATGTTGGGATCCCTATTCATCATATATTTGTATGCAAAAACATTTTTGCAATTGTAATTGAGAAGCAACCAGTTGGTGATCTTAACTCAGAACAGAAGAGTTTTgcttagataaaaaatatttacacatttgGAATGCTGggaaaaaaacagaaacataAAAGATCTGGTATTCCTGGGAAATGAATAAATCAATGTCTTACTAATCTACGTGTAGGATCGAGGTAAGTTACACAGGTCTTGCCTATGCCTACATGATCATCATTCCCCAATGATGATTCAAACACCAACCTCGACATATATAGACACCCAGTTCACATAAGCTAAGAGATGTTTTTGTGTTTCATAATTCCCTATGCATCAA containing:
- the LOC108997041 gene encoding uncharacterized protein LOC108997041, translated to MQEENSELSVCLSFSSYSSDGLTDIAAQVTREFGGLGDWRRQVGDDFRGEDFGELDNEDDFEFVSVSKADDVVVLDGQFGPVFPIFNRDLPVPEKIQLQTNFAHDPKEEEGHDALSLRLPLKKLFVEESDPSPRFSTSSEEDVEAELNGVPPGTYCIWTPNNNSNNNSAKASPSNIKCKKSSSTGTGSSSASKRWRLLSLLRRCNSEGKDTLVFLTPKKEEIIKAEKTDSKEKKVKKAARETMSSAHEVFYVRNRAMKEGDKRRTYLPYRQDLVGFWTSVGTLGRSLPPF